DNA sequence from the Cucurbita pepo subsp. pepo cultivar mu-cu-16 chromosome LG06, ASM280686v2, whole genome shotgun sequence genome:
AATTCTTGTGGAACTAGCATGTTATTGGAAGCACTTAAAAAATCAGTGTAGAAAGTACATATATAAGGTGGAGGACAACAAGACAAATCACTCTAAGTTTTCAACTTTAAATATCTAGAAAGTGTGGTAGTAATATTGTTACTTCATTATTTAGTCAAACAAGATGTAGAGCAGCACGTGTCAAGATGATAATTATGGATGAGTTGTCCTTTAAATTTGTAGAGAATGAGGGTTTCAAATTGTGTTGTAGTATTGCATGTCCTGAGTTTGACCCTCCTTCAAGAGTAACCATTGTTAGAGATATATTTCAGCTTTAtctagatgaaaaaaaaaaaagttcaaagatttttTAGTCCGTTATTACAAGAGGGTTGGTCTTACCACTTACACATGGACTTAGTTgcaaaacattaattacatGGTAATCACCACACATTTTATTGAATCAAAATGAGATTTGCATAAAAGAATTCTCAACGTTTGTCAAGTTGCTAACCACAAGGGAGAGACTATTGGCAAGATTATTGAGAGTCTCGGTCAAGAGTAACCATTGCTAGAGATATATTTCAGTTctatctagaagaaaaaaagaagttgaaataTTCCAAGTACCACTGACATATAGACTTAGTTGCAAAATAAGAATTCTCAACTTTTGTCAAGTTGCCAACTGCAACCGAGAGACTATTCGCAAGATTATTGAGAGTTGTTTATTAGAAGAGACTATTGACAAGATTACTGAGAGTTGTTTATTAGGGGAGACTATTCGAAGAGAGAGTTTTTATTAGAATGGAGAATCAATAAGGTTTTCTCTATCACATCAATTGCAAGTTCCAATGATATAgctatttcatatattatgaGAAGGCTTAGAAATTGGAATTAACGGATGGAGAAATATTACACATGAGGTATTGTGCTCACATAATTAactcaaaaaatgaaatataaattgtgatataacCATATAGAATATACCTTAACAAAtaggtaataaataaatttggagTTATCCGTCTCAATCTTAGAACAAATCTCCACATCTTTAAGTTGTTGAGGAAGATCTAACAATACTTATTTTCTACGGATACAATTTTGTGTACATATCAAACCTTCCACTGTTTTAGGTGTCAAAGAACTCctaaaagaatcaagaatcctCCCACATGTACTAAATGCTGATTTCGAAGATACAATCGACACTAGAATGGCCAAAACATCTTGGACAATTTTCGATAAAACTCtatatttaaactcatttgcTTTCCACCCTgccaaaacttcaaaattatcatcaagTTCTTCACTAGGACCAGATAACTATCGATCCACATCATTTTTAACTCAagtgaattttattattctcttCTTCGGTTGTATCTTGATAATACTAATATTAAACCACTCAAATTCACTTCGTTAATTGTGTCAATGTCCATACTCATGGACTAAGGAGTGAGTCTTGATTTAGATTGATGATGATCATGAgcattatcataaaacatcaCTTTAGTCATAGCatcttcataaatatttgaaaagcAAAATGATATGTAATCCAATTTGTAACAAGTATTGAGTACCACGACTATGAATATCAACTTATTAATTCTTTCCATTGAAGCCCTATGAGTCATACTtaactttcatatttgaacTCATATTACTTAAAACAGAGTTAACATTTGTACTCCACTGAATTAAAAGTTCTCGAATACCCAAAAgttcatgaaaataagaattagaaGTCATATATAAAGAACCACTTATCTTCCCAGCGACATCAtagaaaatcttcaaaaattttacaaaCACTGCAACTTTTTTTTCCAATCATCAATGGTTGGTAGCcctattcttttgtttccatAATCGCCCTATTTGAAGTAATCAACCTAatctaattcttcttcctttaatactttgaaagctttttcaaatttcaaggcATAATCGAGCATAATAAGTGGAATTCAATCGAGTCGCCACATCCAAATAAACGAGtgctttatatttaattttttcttgtccAATAcgatctttaaattttgtcaatcTCTTGGGGGATGATCTAACATACCTCACGACATTGCCAATACTAGAAATGGAGTCATGCATTTCTTTAAGCTCTTCATTCACAATGAAGTTAATTACGTGAGCACAACACCTCATGTGTAATATTTCTCCATCTTAGACAAGTGAATTCCAACTTCTAAGTCTTCTCATAATACATGAAATAACATCATTGGAACTTGCATTATGAATCGTGATACAGAAAACCTTATCAATTTTCCATTCCAATAAACAACTCTCAGTAATGTTGTTAATAGTCTCTCCTTGTGGTCAGCAACTTCacaaaagttgagaatttttttatgcaaATTCCATTATGAATCAATAAAATGTGCAGTGATTACCATGTAATTAATGTTACAAAGTCTATGTGTCAGTGGTATGACAAACCCTCCTGGAATAACTGactaaaaaatcttttaattactTCTAGATAGAGCTGAAATATATCTCTAGCAATGGTTACTCTTGACTCTTGATAGAGGGTCAAACTTAGGACATGCAATActacaaaataatttgaaaccCTCATTGtctacaaatttaaatgacaACTCATCCATAATTATCATCTTGGCACATGTTGCTTTACATCTTGTTTGACTAAATAATGAAGTAACAATATTACTACCACCCTTTTCATCTATTGAACGTTGAAAACTTAGAATGATTTGTCCTTTGTCCTCCACCTTATATGTGTACTTTTTACACTGATTTTTTAAGTGCTTATGTTAGTTCTACAAAAATTAGTATCACAAGCATACTCCTTAGAACAATAGTTGCACTTGCACCTCTAATTATTGTTCTCTAATCTTGTAAAGTGATTCCACACGGTTGATTTACtaggtttcttcttcttaaattcAGATTGTGCAGCCAATCGTGACTTCGATGCATTCTAATTACTAGAGCTACTTGCACCTTCCGTTGCActattatttttcatctataaaaagtaaaatagaacTATTATGTTCAAATATTCAACCCAATATAAACAATTACATAGGATGCATCAAAGTGAAAATATACAAGGGGATataacaaagagagaaaaagctTACTTGTTGTGGCAATCCAGGAGACTAAAGAGAGAAAGACGTGCGCGAGAGAGAAACAAGACAAAGAACGTGAGAGAATGCTATTGAGATCAAATTCTTTATGAGAAACTAAGTGTCGAGAGAAATTTGTATTTTCGTTGAAAGTTCGTATTTTGACGTGAGGtgtgaaagagagaaagaggcaTGGAGACAGTGAGCCTGTGAAAATTTGTATGACAAGACCTATAAGGAAGATAAGGGAGAGAAATTTGGCTGACTCAGAATTTGAGAAATGAAGGTTTTTGGTAATTGAAGCTTATTTTAAACTTACAAGACTATAACAACCGGTTATTGGGCTTTGACTTTGAGCCCTtgctcttcaattttttttttataaatattttcgggttgggtcgggttgattcaattattttcttttggaaccCGAACCTAATCCAAATCAGATCGGGTTCAAAAAAAtggacccaacccaaactcgaaatccaacacaacccaacccaatccttatattttgggttgggtcggaTTGGGTTCTTGAGTTTCCAGGTTGGGTGTACACCCCTAAAAGATATAGACATTCCTATGCAACTAAAGACAACTAAACACGGACACTTCTCAAGAATTAGTTACTCTATAAATAAGGTTcctattataaataatgtatttaaaaatagtatagagtgaattatttatgttataaatgatgcgtttaaaaatctaaaagaaattaaataaaaataaaaaataaaaagaataaagtaAAAACGTAAACTTGGCTAGACCCATTGATACACTTGACTTCTTAGCATATGTATTTTATAACTTTTGTTTGGTTCGAGTCAATACTTGTTCTATAAACCGAACTGAGTCAACACATATCCTATAAACCTGAAATCGAATCGAGTCAACTcgaatttaagaaaaaataactcAACCGAACCCGAACTACTAATccaaaccaacccaacccctatagttcgggttgggttggtagAGGAAGCAcatgaatttttgaaaactatgTTTNCTGAAATCGAATCGAGTCAACTcgaatttaagaaaaaataactcAACCGAACCCGAACTACTAATccaaaccaacccaacccctatagttcgggttgggttggtagAGGAAGCAcatgaatttttgaaaactatgttttcaatttatttttgaagtgTTAAAAGTTTTGGGAGACTAGGAAGAGTGTATTGTTAGGAGCTATGATGGCCCGTCGGCAAATCGATTTGTTGTTTCTCTCTCAATTCAACAATGGAATCACTGATAAAACCCACAGATTATGAGTTTACAGCGAACAGATCCAAACCAGAAATGGCTCAAAAGACGAACTCCTCTCTCTGCTCTGTTCCAATTCTGTTTCTCCTCACCCTTCTCTTAACCCTCTCCTTCTCCCTTTTCCTCCTCTTCACTCGATCTTCCAATCCCTCATCTCTCTTCAATCCCAACATCTCTCCTTCTTCACCTCAATCCATCAAAGTCTTCATTGCAGACCTTCCCAGATCTCTCAACTATGGCCTTCTCGACCAATATTGGGCGATCCAGTCCGATTCGAGGCTCGGCAGCGACGCGGATCGTGAAATTAGATCGACCCAGATGAAGAAAACCCTCGAGTTCCCTCCGTATCCGGAGAATCCGTTGATCAAGCAGTACAGTGCGGAGTATTGGATTTTGGGGGATTTGATGACGCCCGAGGCGCAGAGAGATGGATCTTTTGCTAAGAGGGTTTTTGTGGCTGAGGAAGCCGATGTGGTTTTTGTGCCGTTTTTCGCTACATTGAGTGCTGAAATGCAATTGGGAATGGCTAAGGGGGCGTTTAGGAAGAAAGTGGGGAATGAAGACTATGAGCGGCAGAGGAATGTGATGGATTTTCTTAAGAGTACTGATGCTTGGAAGAAGTCTGGTGGGAGAGAccatgtttttgttcttactGGTATGTTTCTCTTATCTCTTACGCTATAATTTTGCATTGGATTGCTGTCGTTGTTGAGAAGTTATTGAAATCTATCATGCTGGCTCTGGTGTTAGTAGATCTTCCTGTTAGAAATTTGCAGgagttttgtaatttttagcTTGAGTTTGCTATCGTTTGTTAATTGGTTTGGTTGTCTATTtggttttaagttaaaatcgTCTATAAAATTGAGATTTCGATGAGTTATTAAGGTAGTTCTTCATTGAATTGAAGAGAACCTGAGGGATGAGCGATGATCGACCTACCTCAGTTTTGCATTGGTTTACCCGTTTGCTGAAACCACCCTCCATAGTCCTTTATGGTAGAGAACACGAGGGATGAGCGATGATTGACCTACCTCAGTTTTGCAGCGGTTTACCCGCTTGCTGAAACCTTCCTCCATAGTCCTTCATGGTAGAGAACACGAGGGATGAGTGATGATTGACCTACCTCAGTTTTGCATTGGTTTACCTGCTTGTTGAAACCTCCCTCCATAGTCCTTCATGATAGAGAACACGAGGGATGAGCGATGATTGACCTACCTCAGTTTTGTATCGGTTTACCCGCTTGCTGACACCTCCCTCTATAATCCTTCATGGTAGAGAACACGAGGGATGAGTGATGATCGACCTACCTCAGTTTTGCATCGGTTTACCCACTTGTTGAAACCTCCATCCATAGTCCTTCACGATAGAGAACACGAGGGATGGGTAGTTGCAACGGTTTACCCACTTGTTGAAACCTCCATCCATAGTCCTTCACGATAGAGAACACGAGGGATGAGCGATGATCAACCTACCTCAGTTTTGCATCAGTTTACCGACTTGCTGAAACCTCCCTCCATAATCCTTCACAGTAGAGAACACGAGGGATGAGCGATGATCGACCTACCTCAGTTTTGCATCAGTTAACCCGCTTACTGAAACCTCCCTCCATAGCCAATTGAATGGTTGGATAGCCACCTAACAGTTATGAATAATGAAACAAGAGGAAGAGTAAACCCAGTAGTCACATATTACTAGATTTCCTCTATCCCACTCCCCTCCCTATCTCTCTCGACCCATTCACCGGAGTATGTTGGGCCGGAATGCCTCTATTCCTATCCCATCCTTGATTTATGATCTCTGGGTCTTCCCGCTATCAGTCCCGGTGCAAAAGCATATGAATGCGGAAGACCGACttcttttcattatcattaaaCATGTGGATAAGTTCTTGTTCAAGAGGAAGTCATTGTTGAGTGTAATTAGTAGcaacttttgtaatttttagtTTGTGTTTCCTATTTGGTTAATACTTTGTAATAGCTATCCTCTTAAGATCTGCGTTGTTGATGCTATCAAGAACTAATACTGTTGCGTGTCTTAGCATGTTTTGATTTAGTCCTCTGGGTTGTCAGGTAATGTTAAAACTTGAAGCATTCTTTGACAGACCCAGTGGCAATGTGGCATGTCAAAGCTGAGATAGCTCCGGCTGTTCTGCTTGTGGTTGATTTTGGCGGATGGTTCAGGCTTGATGCAAAATCATCCAACAGTTCCTCGCCGGATATGATTCAGCACACTCAAGTTTCAGTTCTTAAGGATGTGATTGTTCCATATACTCATTTACTACCTCGGCTGCACTTATCAGAAAACGAGAAGCGTCGGACTTTGCTTTATTTCAAAGGGGCGAAACATCGACATCGGGTTAGTATTTTATCTCTTTCAATTAGTATGATACATGTTtgacatcggttggagaagggaacgaaacattctttataagggtgtggaaacctctctctagcagacacgttttaaaatcgggaagttgacgatgatacgtaacagtccaaatcggacaatatctgctagcggtagacttgggctgttacaaatggtatcgatGTCTATCGGGTGttgtgccaatgaggatgttgggtctccaaggggggtggattgtgagatcccacatcggttggagaggagaatgaagcattctttataagggtatggaaacctctccctagcatacgcattttgAAATCgagaggctgatgacgatacgtaacgggccaaagcagacaatatctgctagtagtgggcttgggctgttacaaatggtatcagagccagacattgggcggtgtgtcagcgagaacgctggtcccgaaggggagtggattgtgagatcctacatcggttggagaggggatgaaacattttttataagggtgtggaaacctctccttagctgatgcgttttaaaatcgtaaggctgacggcgatacctaacgggccaaaacggacaatatctgctagatgTTACACAAActatcattaaaaaagaaggaaaaaatatgatacaaggggattaagtaaaaaaaagatcaaGCCCATCGAACAAGGGCATCTTATATTCTCTTATTTCTGTCAACCGGAGATTCGCCGATAATGCATTTCGtctatataatattttaacctgCATCACTGGCCTGGTAATTTTAAGGGATGACGTATATCCCTATACATTTTGGCACACAGCCTAAGcctactgctagtagatattgtcctctttgggcttttcctttccgGCTTCTCTTCAAGGTGTTTAAAACGTGTCGGCTAGGGGAGGTTTcgacatccttataaagaatgcttcgttctcctccccaaccaatgtgagatctcacaatccacccttttcgaggcccagcgtcttcaatggcactcgttcttctctccaatcgatgtgggatctcacaatccatctcccttaGGCCTagtgttctcgctgacacatcgcccgatgtctagctttgataccatttgtaacagttcaagtccactgctagcagatattgtcctctttgagctttccctttcaggcttcccctcaaggtttttaaaatgtgtctgttagggagaggtttccacacccttataaagaatgtttcgttcccctctccaactgacgtgggatctcacctcCAGCTTAAAACTTGGGACGGATGTCTCCTCTGAGTAGAAGAATTTTCTTATTGAATTTTTCCATTGATACAAGTTTCTTATACATCCGAGCACGCACTCATGCTCGTGTGAATTGGGATAGcttaaaccatatatttatCGACTAAATGTTGGTTCTTATCGAACTCCAAGTTGTTCCGAAGCTGATACTTTCTACTTATTTTCGCATCAAAGGGGGGATTGGTGAGGGAGAAACTCTGGGACTTGCTGACTAATGAGCCAGATGTTATAATGGAAGAAGGCTTCCCAAATGCCACAGGTAAGGAGCAATCTATCAGGGGGATGAGATCATCAGAGTTCTGCTTGCACCCAGCTGGGGATACCCCGACATCGTGCCGCCTTTTTGATGCCATCCAAAGTCTCTGTATACCCGTCGTTGTAAGCGACAACATCGAGCTTCCATATGAAGACATGGTGGATTACTCAGAATTCTGCGTCTTTGTAGCTGTTAGTGATGCATTGAAACCAAACTGGCTTGTAAAGCACCTGAGAACTATCCCTgaagaacagaggaacagATATCGGCGATATATGGCTCAGGTTCAACCCGTTTTCGAGTACGAGAATGGTCGTCCGGGTGGTATCGGGCCAGTTGCTCCAGATGGTGCTGTAAATCACATATGGAGAAAAGTCCACCAAAAGCTGCCTATGATGAAAGAAGCCATTGCTAGGGAGAGAAGAAAACCAGAGGGTGTGGTAGTTCCTCTTCGCTGCCATTGTACCTAATATCATTCGCTGTGTAGCTTTCGTGTTAGTTTGCAttgatttattaattcaaACCCATAAATGATGATTTTATAGAGCTTTATTATAATGAAAGTATCccttttttttagttagaaCATGTCTTGGTTTGAGTCACTAGAATTGAAGTTGtgaaatttaatgattttactTGCAAttaaaatgcttcatttcatgttgatatttgatttgatgggCAAAATTGTGGTGTCAAAGTATGAATCCTGTTTTTGAGCACCCAACCTGACCGAACCTAAATTGTAAGGGTTGGGNCAAAGTATGAATCCTGTTTTTGAGCACCCAACCTGACCGAACCCAAATTGTAAGGGTTGGGTCGAACCCAAATTGTAAGGGTTGGATTAAGTTGGATTGGTTCTTGGATTTAGGTTGGACTCATTTTTTTGAACCCGTTtaggtttgggttgggttcgaGTTCCAAAAGAAATTGATGGGGTGAATCTGACCCAACCcgaaaacattaaaataaaaaatttgaagccCAACTTTTGAAATAGTTGTACCACAATAACTTGAAAGTTCAAACTAGAGACTCTTTGTTATTCTGTCTTTCTCGTCCTTCCTCTCTCAATCGTCGTCGGTCTCCGTCTCCCTCTTTGAGTCTCACGTCGTCGGTCTCAGTGTACTCGACTGCTTGTCTCCGTCTGTGAGCTTCAGAacttcaaaaagaagaaaaaaagggaaaaagctCGTCTCTGTTAacgtttttgaatttttttttttttggaacaacttgaacccaacccaaaaatagaggggtcgggttgggttgggttaggttgtgaaaattttcggattgggttgggttaccaatccaaccaacccaaactttcgggttgggtcaaaaaaatcccaCAACTCAGCCCAActcggaccatgtacacccttAATGGAGATAAGCTAAATTATGACCCAAATCACTATTCGtgtattaaaattcaaacatatcaaCTAAGGATGTTCACAAGGTAGGCTAAGACGAGGTATCTCTATTTCAATCCTCATCTCTATGAACTTTCTCGTTTAATTTACAAGGATTGGTGATAAAATAACATAGATTCTTTTAAAAACACCAAAACATGGTaaatttctaatataattatcaatttaaaGATTGTTGAATGtaataatgatattattaaaatgtcggtttagtttcttttttatgattgTAGTTCttagtttgattttaattaCCTCTAAATAGAGAATCTCTCGTGTATTCATTTGATCCATAATAAGGGCtcatatttgatctttttgaAGAAATCCTTCCTTATGAGACTACACCAATTTAGTATTAGAGCGGTCGATTGGACAATCGTTGGTTGTTGCCGGTGGAAGACTAGAAAACCCTTGGCGAGGCCTTCGTGTAGCAGTATTATTTCAAGACGGAGCGACTTTGCTACATCATTTTCAGGTTAAGGTAAGACGCCTCTGTACGGTTGACGATGACATCGAAATTAGAGACCATGGCACGTGCGTAGGCTATAACATAGTTAAATTCCTAGACTTTGGTTACAATAAGTTGTTAtgcatttcatgttttaaattatttgtcattattatttttaaacacgtaagaccttGATGGTGTCTTCAATAATGATGTTATGCTTATGTcgaaattatgattttaaagatgatgttttaagaataaaaattcatatacGAGCTTAGGTTAAGATGATGATAGCGACTTTAGGTACGGTCGTTACAAGTAACTATGCAACATGGTCGATAAAGATGCGTGTTAACTTACAAGCACAAGGTGTCTATTACGCCATCGAGAATGGTAACGACATTGAGGAGCGTAAGGACATGATGACTCTTGTAGCTATCTACCAAGTAGTCTTGGAAGATGTCTTTCTCATGGTTGCAAAGAAGGACTCGATAAAAGTAGCATGAGAGACACTGCAAGTAGTGCCTGTGGGTGTGAAACGTGTCAAGGAAGTAAAGGTGCTACGTTTGAGGCTATCCGCATGAAGAACGATGACTCAATAGACAACTTTTCCATGAAGTTGTCGATAATCACCTCTTTGTGCAATGTTCTGATTAAATCTACTTTACTTCCAgtactatgaattgctctaTTATATGCAAACTCTACACGTGACAAACATTCTATTAACCACCTCAGTTTGTCGATTAGTCTGAGGATGACATGTAGTTgaaaacaacaattttttaCCCATAATACTTTTCGAGagtgacttaaaaatttaacatctcCGTCATTAACAATTATTCTGGGTATTGTATGTAATCTTACTACTTCCCTGAAGAATAAGTCAGCGAGATACTTTACATCATCGGTTTTGTtgcatgcaataaaatgagcAATTTTACTAAATTTGTCAACCATAACAAGAATACTATCTTTTTCAGTGTGgcaaaccaagaacaaaatctATAATTACATTAGTCCAATGTTCGTTAGATATATTCAAAGAATATACCATCCATTCGGTTGTGATctagatttagtttttttacatttaaaacattggcTACAAAACTTATGAACACTTTGCGTCATCTTCGGTCAAATGAAGTGTTCATGCAACATATTATAGGTTTTATTAATCCCAAAGTGTCCGATTAAGCCACTCCATATgcatttaggaatacaaaCCTTACTAGACTAGACAAAGCTCCTCCACTCGCTTCTGAATTTCTTCAGTCTCTGTTAGATTGACTTTATAAGCTAGCCTATTAGGCATGACCACCACCGAaatgaagtctattttatattcaatACCTATAATGAGAGGTAGTTCTTTAGGAACTTCATCTTGGAACACGTGctcaaatttttgtaaaagagattgaaacatACTTGGCAAAGACAAGTTGTTATTGCTAGAGACCAGTACGTGTAAGtataaaaatggttttttgtgaaaatattGCCCACCTCACCTCTCAACTTTAAACTTGCCCTCTTGACACTGTTAGGACGAATCCAACGTAGGCACTTGCCCTAGTAGGTTTTGTGATAAACGAGGGGCACGAAGCATACCTGAGATGATTTGAATGTGTCAAGAGTGaacaaatcatttataaatcgTGCAGTGGCTAGAGCACGTACATACATTAGGGCACAACATGAAGAGGTACTAGATGATTAATTGCCTATAAACAGAGAAATAGAATCCTGACTAATTGTCAGAAATTGACCCGATGAGTAAAGTAGgaaaaaatttctttatgCACAATGA
Encoded proteins:
- the LOC111797562 gene encoding probable arabinosyltransferase ARAD2: MESLIKPTDYEFTANRSKPEMAQKTNSSLCSVPILFLLTLLLTLSFSLFLLFTRSSNPSSLFNPNISPSSPQSIKVFIADLPRSLNYGLLDQYWAIQSDSRLGSDADREIRSTQMKKTLEFPPYPENPLIKQYSAEYWILGDLMTPEAQRDGSFAKRVFVAEEADVVFVPFFATLSAEMQLGMAKGAFRKKVGNEDYERQRNVMDFLKSTDAWKKSGGRDHVFVLTDPVAMWHVKAEIAPAVLLVVDFGGWFRLDAKSSNSSSPDMIQHTQVSVLKDVIVPYTHLLPRLHLSENEKRRTLLYFKGAKHRHRGGLVREKLWDLLTNEPDVIMEEGFPNATGKEQSIRGMRSSEFCLHPAGDTPTSCRLFDAIQSLCIPVVVSDNIELPYEDMVDYSEFCVFVAVSDALKPNWLVKHLRTIPEEQRNRYRRYMAQVQPVFEYENGRPGGIGPVAPDGAVNHIWRKVHQKLPMMKEAIARERRKPEGVVVPLRCHCT